GGCACCGCGGAGGCCATGCGACGCGCCTTCGTCCGGACCCTGGCCGTCAGCCCGCTCGACTACCGCCGCCGCTTCCGCCGCTCCACCCCGCCCGGCCCCCGCGGCCGGCCTCCAGCAGTCCGGGCGCCTGCCCGACCGCCGATACCGCCATCACCGCGCCCGAGAACGCCTCGGCCGCCCACCGGAGGACACCGCGTTGAAGATCGCCATCCTGCTCTACGACCGCTTCACCGCCCTCGACGTCGTCGGCCCCTACGAGATCCTGGCCCGGATGCCCGGCAGCGAGGTCGTCCTCACCGCGCTCCGGCGCGGCCCCGTCCGCGGCGACCTCGGCAGTCTGGCCCTCACCGCCGACGCCGCCCTGGACGAGATCACCGCCGCCGACCTGCTCCTCGTCCCGGGAGGCCCCGGATCCGAGCGGATGCACGGGGAGCCCGCCGTCCTCGAATGGCTGCGCGCCATCGACGCCACCACGACCTGGACCACGTCCGTCTGCTCCGGTTCGATCCTGCTCGCGGCGGCCGGACTGCTCACCGGCCGGCGCGCCACCACCCACTGGTTCGGCCCCCGGGCACTGGCCACGTTCGGGGCCGTCCCGGTCGCCGAACGCGTCGTCTTCGACGGCAAGTACGCGACCGCCGCCGGCGTCTCGGCCGGAATCGACCTGGCGCTGCACCTGGCCGGCCGGATCCACGGCGACCAGGTCGCCCAGGCCATCCAGCTCATCACCGAGTACGACCCCCAGCCGCCGTACAACGCCGGCTCGACCACGACCGCCCCGCCCGACCTCGTCGCCGCCGTCCGCACCAACGGGCTCACCGTTCCGGCGGCCTGAACCGGGCGGGTCGTGGGCCCACCGCCCCGAGTCGGCGGCCCCGCACGCGGCAGTCCTGCCAGCCGTGGGGCGGCAGGGAGGACCAGTGGTCGCGCCCGCTGCCGTCCGGAGCGACCATGGCCTCAGAAAGGCCCTTGGGTCGCCGTTCGACGAGCGCGGCCGCCGAGCGGAGGAGTGCCCCGTGACCGAGCAGGTGCTGCCGAGCTGGAACCAGGGCCCGGCCCGGCAGGCGATCCTGGACCATGTCCGCGCGGCGACGACACCGGGGGCGGCGTTCGTCGAGCCGGCCGACCGGATCGCCACGTTCGACAACGACGGCACGCTGTGGGTGGAGCAGCCGCTGCCACCGCAGTTCGACTTCGTGTTCCGCGCCTGGGGCAAAGAGGTGAAGGCCGACCCCTCGCTCGCCGAGCGGCAGCCCTACAAGGCGCTCGTGGAGCGGGACCAGGGGTTCTTCGAGGGCGTGGCGACCCAGGAACCCGAGGTGGTGGCGACCCTGCTGGAGGCGTTCGCCCGGTCGTGGGCGGGCACGCCGCCCGCGGAGTTCGACGCGCAGGTGCGGGAGTGGACCAGGACGGTGCGGGACCCGCGCTTCGGCGTCCCGTACGTGGAGCTGGTCTACCGGCCGATGCTGGAGCTGTTCGACCTCCTGCGGGCGCACGGGTTCCGGGTGTTCGTGTGCTCGGGCGGCGGCCGCGACTTCATGCGGGTGTTCGCGGAGGACACCTGGGGGATCCCGAAGGAGAACGTCATCGGCACGGCGGCCGCCTACACCTGGACGGGCGGCAGGATCGTCCGCTCCCCCGAGTTCCTGGGCGGCCTGGACCTGGGGCCGGGCAAGCCCGAGCACATCTTCGCCCACACCGGCCGACTGCCCGCCTTCGCGGGCGGCAACGCCGATGTCGACATCGAGATGCTCCGAGCGCCGCGTTCGCGCTGCTCGTCCGCCACGACGACGAGCGGCGCGAGTACGCCTACACCAAGGGCGCCGAGGCCTCGCTCGCCGCGGCCGAGGAACTGGGCTGGACGGTGCTGAGCATGAAGAGCGACTGGGCGACGCTGTTCTGACCAGGACGCCGTGCGACCAGGACGCCGTTGCGCCCGGGATGCCCGTCCGACCAGGAGGACGGACGCCTTGAACGACCTCACCGCCGTCAACGTGCTCGTCGCCCCGGACGCGACCACCGCGCGGCACGCCCACGCCTGGAACGCCCGGATGCGCGCGGGCGTCCCGGACGGCTTCACCCTGGACGCCTCCTCCGGCCGCACATCACCACCCTCCAGCGCTACGTCCGGACGGCCGACCTGGACGACGTGTACGAGGCCGTCCGGCTGACGCTGGCCGCCACCGACGCGAGCCGCCTCTCCTACCGGGCCGTCGCCATCGGGCACGCCGACCGGGGCGTGCCGGGCCAGGGCCTCGCGGGCATCCTCCTGCGGCCCGGCCCGCAGGTACTCGGCCTCCAGGCCGCGCTCCTGGACGCGATCGCCCCGTTCACCGAGTCCGGCGGCACGGCGGCGGCCTTCGTCACCGACCCGGGCGGGAGCATCAGCCGGAGCACCCTCGACTGGGTCGAGAGCTACGTCCCCGACCAGATCGGGCCCGACCGGTACACGGCGCACATCACCGTCGGCTTCGCCACCCTCGACGACCTCCGGGCCATCGAGGCCGAGCCCTTCGACGCCTTCACTGTCCGCCCGTCCGCCGTCGCCGTCCACCAGCTCGGGGACAGCGGAGCCGCCCGCAGGCTGCTCCGGACCTGGCCCACCCCGGACTGACCGGGCCGCGGGCCGGGTTTCGCCCGGCGGTGCCGGTCAGCGAGGCCGGCCTGCCATCGAGCGTGTTCGCGGGGCGAGACGGGTCACCGGCCCCGACCGCGCCACCGGTAGCTTTCCCCTGCCGACACCCAGCCTGCGGCGAGCGGCCCGCTCGTTCCCGCCCGTTCCCCGAGGGGGATCCCATGTTCAAGGTCAACGAATACTTCGACGGCACGGTCACGTCGATCGCCTTCCAGCAGGAGCACGGGCCCGCGACGGTCGGTGTCATGGCCCCCGGCGACTACCGGTTCGACACCGCCGCCCCGGAGACCATGCACGTGATCAGCGGCGCCCTGACCGTCAGGCTGCCCGGCGCCGACGGCTGGGAGACCTTCACCGCCGGCACCCGGTTCGACGTCCCCGGCAACAGCGCGTTCGACCTCAAGGTCGACGGCGACACCGCCTACCTCTGCGAATACCGCTGACCCCTCGGGCGTTGGTCGGGGCGGCCGGTGCGTTCCGCCGGTCGCCCCCGGCAGGCCGACGCGCCACCGTCGTACGGGCCGCGGATGGGGGCCTCCGGCGCAGCATCGCCGCCGTTCAGGCCGTTGCCTTCTGCTCGCAGCAGGTGATGAACCGCAGCAGGTGGCCGTTGACCGTTTTCGGGCGGTCCAGGTTGAGGCCGTGGCCGGCCCCTTCCACGGTCTCCGTGCTCACGCCGGGAATCAGTGCGGTCACCCGCGCCAGCGCCAGGCGCGGCCGCAGCAGCGCACTGCGGCTTCCCACCAGGACCAGGGTGGGGAGCCGGATGGAGCCCAGCTCCGCGTCGGTGAACACCCTGGCCGGAGGGCGGCTGTTCGGCTTGTAGGTCCGCATGCCCAGCATGAGCGGAGCGATCATCTCGGGTGGGGAGGTGAGTGCGGGGTTGGCGAGCAGCCGCCCGACCGCCGGGCGGAACCGGCGCGGAGCGAGCATCCCGAACAGGCCCAGGATCATGTGGGCGTAGAAGCGCGCGGGGACCTTCGCGATGCCGCCCGGATCCAGCGCCGCGACCGACGCGAGGCGCTCGGGTGCGTGGACGGCCTGGTTGAGCGCCAGCCACCCGCCGTAGGAGGCACCGACCAGGTGGACCCGCTCCAGCCCGAGGCCGGCGAGCACCTCTCCGAGCCAGGCCGCATTGTCCTCGAAGCCGGTCGCGACGGCACGTTGCACACTCCGGCCCGGATCGTCCAGCGAGTCGATCGCATAGACCGGGTGGCTCGCGCCCAGGGCGGCGACCTGCGGGTACCAGTTGGACGCGTGTCCGGCGTGGCCGTGCAGCAGCACGATCGGCTCGCCGCTCTCGGACCCGTAGCGGTGGACGTGGACGGTGCCGAAGGCGGTGTCGACGTCGAATTCGTCTCGGGGGCCCGGCCACAGCCCCATCGCACGGTCGTACGCCTCAAGGAACTTCGCACGGGCTTCCTCGCTGACGAAACGTCCGACGCTCGTCCTGGTCATGGTCCCTCCCGACATGCGAAACAGCAGCACTTGATGATACGTTTGTACCATAAAAACGCCGAAGGGAACCCGATGCCGAAACTGGTGGACCACGAGGAGCGCCGGGCCCACATCGTCGACGCCCTGCTCCGCACCGCGGCGGACAGCGGGCTGCACGCCGTCACCATGCGGTCCGTCGCCACCGCGGCAGGCGTCTCGGTGCGACTCGTGCAGTACTACTTCGACACCAAGGAGCAACTGCTGCTCGCCGCGCTCACCCGCCTGGCCGTACGCATGGGTGAGCGGATCCGGGACAGGGTCGGGGCGGTCGGCTCCTCCACGGCGCCGCGCGACGTCGTCGAGGCCGTCCTGCTCGAAGCCGTCCCGACCGACGAGGAGAGCCGGACCTTCCACCTCGTCTACACCGAGTACGCGGTGCTCTCCGTCACCGACCCGGTACTCGCCGGCCAGTCGTTCCTCGCGGCGCCCGACGAGATGGAGGGCTTCCTGGTCGGACAGCTGACAGCCGCCCAGCAGGCCGGCGCCACCGATCCCCGCCTCGACGCCCGGCAGGAGGCCGTCGTCCTCCTGGCGGTCTCGGCCGGCCTCGGCCTGAGCGTCCTGCTCGGTCAGCGGACGGCGGACGACGCGGCTGCCGTGCTCCGCTACCACCTCGCTCGGGTGTTCCCCGGCCGGGGGCCGCGTGACGGAGGACGGTCCGCGACCGTGGCCCTCCGTGCGAGGCGTCAGGCCGGCTGCTCGGCGAGCAGCCGGAAGGCGCGGGCGTCCTTCTCGACCTGCTCCAGGTCGAGCGAGCGGGCGGTACCGAACTCGCTGAACATCGCCTGCATGCTGCCGTCCGCCCAGAGGCACATGGCCGAGCCGGGGCTGCCGAACTCCTCGGCGGGCTGGAGGCCGCACTTCATCGCGCCGCCCCGCGGACCCGGGTCCGCGCTGTGCATCTCGGGGACGTGCTGCGTGGCGGCGGCGCGCTGGATCGCCCGGTCCAGGGACCAGGACGGCACGAAGTCGTGGCGCCGGTACCCCATCACCATGACGTAACCGGTACTCGGGGTGCCGTAGCTCGCCGCGAACGCCTTCGGGTCGGCCGCTCCCGACGCCGCGTCACTGCGCACCCGCTTCACCAACGGGCTGTCCAGGTCGGCCGACGCCCCGTTGAACCGGTCCGGCGTGACGAACCGGTAGGCGCCGAGGGCCGCGAAGCGGTCGGCCGTGGCGTACCCCGCCCCGGCCAGCGCCAGCACGACGGCGGCGGAGCCGACGAGCAGCCACCGGCGCAGCCGGCGCGGCGAATCCTGGTGCACCTGCACCGATTCCGGCACCGCGGCGAACGGCGACGCCGCACCGTCCGGCGGCGTCCCGTGGACGGGCGGCGAGGTCTCGAGCGGCGACATGTTGCTCCTGGGGCAGGTCCGACGAGCGGACATGGAATCACCTGGTGGTGACGCTGGCAAGATCCTTCGCGTGGACGGCTCCCGGCGCACCGAACGACCTACCCGTGCACGGCGTTCAACTGGCGCTGGGCGAGCGCGCGGGTGGCCTCGCGGTCCGGGCTGCCCGCACTGAAGTGGATCGCCCAGACGACGAGGCTGCCCCGGGTGGTGAAGACTTCGCTGCTGGTGAAGCCGTCGGAGTCCAGTTCCTTGTGGTCCACCCCGCAGGAGTCGTTCGTGGGGCCGGCGAACCAGGTCACGGTGGAGTCCCGCTGCCAGGTGCGGCACAGATTCAGTCGCATGCTCTGCGCGCCGCTAGCCGCCTGGTAGCGGATCAGGATGACCTCGTCCTGGCTGTCGTCGGCCGACGTCCAGCCGCGGCGGACCGCCGTGACGAATCGTCGCTGCACCGCGAGGCCGCGCGCCGCGGTGCGGTCCGGGGGTCGTACATCGCGTCGATGTACTGGTCGAGACCGAGGACACCGGTCGGCTGCTTCGCC
The Kitasatospora paranensis genome window above contains:
- a CDS encoding pyrimidine/purine nucleoside phosphorylase, whose translation is MFKVNEYFDGTVTSIAFQQEHGPATVGVMAPGDYRFDTAAPETMHVISGALTVRLPGADGWETFTAGTRFDVPGNSAFDLKVDGDTAYLCEYR
- a CDS encoding HAD family hydrolase, which encodes MTEQVLPSWNQGPARQAILDHVRAATTPGAAFVEPADRIATFDNDGTLWVEQPLPPQFDFVFRAWGKEVKADPSLAERQPYKALVERDQGFFEGVATQEPEVVATLLEAFARSWAGTPPAEFDAQVREWTRTVRDPRFGVPYVELVYRPMLELFDLLRAHGFRVFVCSGGGRDFMRVFAEDTWGIPKENVIGTAAAYTWTGGRIVRSPEFLGGLDLGPGKPEHIFAHTGRLPAFAGGNADVDIEMLRAPRSRCSSATTTSGASTPTPRAPRPRSPRPRNWAGRC
- a CDS encoding alpha/beta fold hydrolase, which codes for MVQTYHQVLLFRMSGGTMTRTSVGRFVSEEARAKFLEAYDRAMGLWPGPRDEFDVDTAFGTVHVHRYGSESGEPIVLLHGHAGHASNWYPQVAALGASHPVYAIDSLDDPGRSVQRAVATGFEDNAAWLGEVLAGLGLERVHLVGASYGGWLALNQAVHAPERLASVAALDPGGIAKVPARFYAHMILGLFGMLAPRRFRPAVGRLLANPALTSPPEMIAPLMLGMRTYKPNSRPPARVFTDAELGSIRLPTLVLVGSRSALLRPRLALARVTALIPGVSTETVEGAGHGLNLDRPKTVNGHLLRFITCCEQKATA
- a CDS encoding DJ-1/PfpI family protein — encoded protein: MKIAILLYDRFTALDVVGPYEILARMPGSEVVLTALRRGPVRGDLGSLALTADAALDEITAADLLLVPGGPGSERMHGEPAVLEWLRAIDATTTWTTSVCSGSILLAAAGLLTGRRATTHWFGPRALATFGAVPVAERVVFDGKYATAAGVSAGIDLALHLAGRIHGDQVAQAIQLITEYDPQPPYNAGSTTTAPPDLVAAVRTNGLTVPAA